The nucleotide sequence TCGGCGCGAAAGGTCGAGATGCCGTCGTCCGGATGGAACTCCGGATAGGTATGCACGGTGATGTGGCTCTTGTCGAGATGGCCTACCACGGCCTCCGACATCGGGCCCTCGTAGGCATACTCCTCGGCGATCAGGATGGTCACGCTCGCGCCTTCGGGCTCGTAGTCCTGGCGGGCGACATTCAGGATCTGCGCGCCGATGATGTTCGACACCTCGGTGAGGATCTGGGTCAGCCGATCGGCGTTGAACACCTCGTCGATATAAGCGATATAGGCCTGCTTCTGCTCGCGTGTGCGGGCATAGCAGATATCGTAGATATTGAACGAAAGCGACTTCGTCAGATTGTTGAAGCCGTGCAGGCGAAGTTTATCCATGGCGTTCGCAAAAGCGATGGTCGGAGGCGCAGTATCCGGCGTATGCAGGCCGCGTCAAGCGTGCGGCGGGCGCGCTCACTCGGCTTCGTGGATGGTGTAGCCGTGGGTCATGTTGACGGCCTGGGCCAGCATGATCGAGGCCGAGCAGTATTTCTCGGCGGACAGCTCGACCGCCCGGGCCACGTGCTTGTCGCTCAGGTTGCGGCCGCTGACGATGAACTGGACGTGGATGTCGGTGAACACCTTGGGCTCGGTTTCGGCCCGCGTGCCGTCGACCTCGATCCGGCAATCGGTCACGTCCTGGCGCGATTTCTTCAGGATATGCATCACGTCCATCGCGCTGCAGCCGCCCACCGACAGCAGCATCATCTCCATCGGCCGGAAACCGGCGTTCTTGCCGCCGAGGTCGGGCGGGCCGTCGATCGTGACGTGGTGGTCGCTATCGGCCCGGCCGTCGAATTCCAGGCCGTCTTTCCAGTTCAGGGTCGCTTTCATCGAGTCGCGCTTGTCGTCGTGCCTGCTTCATGATGTAAGGCGTCCGCGCAAAAATAAAAGAGGCGCGTGGGTCCGACCTTTTTCGGCAGGTCGGCGAAGCGATCCCGCGGCTGCGGCGCCTGCCGGGTCGGGCGATCAGGCGATCAAGCGGGCAACCGCGGCGCCGGGGTCGGGCTGGCGCATGAAGGACTCGCCGACCAGCAGTGCATCGAAGCCGGCATCGGCCAGCCGCATGCGGTCTTCGGGCGTGAAGATGCCGCTTTCGCTGACGAGGAGGCGGTCGCCGACGATACGCTCACGCAGCGCCAGGCTAACGTCGAGGCTGGTGTCGAAGGTATGCAGGTCGCGATTGTTGATGCCGAGGATGGTGTGCCCGGGCAGGGTCAGGACGCGGTCGAGTTCCTCGGCATCGTGGACTTCGGCGAGCACGTCCATGCCCAGTTCGAAGGCCCGTGCGGCCAGCTCGGCCATCAGGTCGGTGGACAACGCAGCGGCGATCAGCAGGATGCAGTCGGCGCCGAGCGCGCGGGACTGGTCGATCTGCACCGGATCGATCATGAAGTCCTTGCGCAGTACCGGCAGATCGCAGGCGTCGCGCGCGATGCGCAGGAAGGCGTCGTCGCCCTGGAAATAATCGCGGTCGGTGAGCACCGAAAGACAGGCCGCGCCGCCCGCCGCGTATCGCTGTGCCAGCCAGGCGACATCGAAATCCTCGCGAATCAGCCCCTTGCTGGGCGAGGCTTTCTTGATCTCGGCGATCACCGAACGCGGGCGTTTGCCCTCCAGTGCCGCGGCGAAGCCGCGC is from Salinisphaera sp. LB1 and encodes:
- a CDS encoding OsmC family protein, translating into MKATLNWKDGLEFDGRADSDHHVTIDGPPDLGGKNAGFRPMEMMLLSVGGCSAMDVMHILKKSRQDVTDCRIEVDGTRAETEPKVFTDIHVQFIVSGRNLSDKHVARAVELSAEKYCSASIMLAQAVNMTHGYTIHEAE
- the trpC gene encoding indole-3-glycerol phosphate synthase TrpC encodes the protein MSIQTTDTILDRILARKREEIAAYVAATDPAALADAVAAAEAPRGFAAALEGKRPRSVIAEIKKASPSKGLIREDFDVAWLAQRYAAGGAACLSVLTDRDYFQGDDAFLRIARDACDLPVLRKDFMIDPVQIDQSRALGADCILLIAAALSTDLMAELAARAFELGMDVLAEVHDAEELDRVLTLPGHTILGINNRDLHTFDTSLDVSLALRERIVGDRLLVSESGIFTPEDRMRLADAGFDALLVGESFMRQPDPGAAVARLIA